GTCCTTGGTGATGTTCTCGATGGCGGCCTTGGCGCGCATCACGAAACGCCCGCGGCCGGTCTTGTACGCCTCCGCGATCCCGGCCTTGCCGTAGATGTACGCCCCGGTCGGGAAATCGGGGCCTTTGACCACTTCGAGGATCTTGGGCAGCTGGGTCTTGGGATCGTTCACCAGGAGGATGGTGGCGTCCACGATCTCGGTGAGGTTGTGGGGCGGGATGTTGGTGGCCATGCCGACGGCGATGCCGTTCGAACCGTTGATGATCAGGTTCGGGATCTTGGTGGGGAGTACGACCGGCTCCATCGTGGTCTCGTCGAAGTTGGCGACGTAATCGACAGCGTCCTTGTCGATGTCGGCGAGCATCTCTTCGGCGATGGCCGTCATGCGGCATTCGGTGTACCGGTAGGCGGCGGCGGAGTCGCCGTCAATCGAGCCGAAGTTGCCCTGCCCGTCCACCAGCGGGTAGCGCATAGACCACGGCTGAGCCAAGCGCACCAGCGCGTCGTACACCGCGCCGTCACCGTGCGGGTGGTACTTCTTCAGCAGCTCGCCGACCACACCGGCGCACTTGATGTGCTTGCGGTTGTGCAGCACTCCCATGTCGTGCATTGCATACAAAATGCGGCGATGGACGGGCTTGAGGCCGTCACGGACGTCGGGGAGAGCGCGGCCGATGATGACCGACATCGAGTAGTCGAGATACGAACGGCGCATCTCCTCCTCGATGTTGACGGGCTGGATGTTGGCCGCGCCGGGACCTTGAGGCGGCTGACCGTCACCGGGGAGAGGGAGTTGGGGGTTCTGCGGATTCTGATCGTCTGCCATAAGTACCTAGTACCAAGTACCCAGTACCAAGCTAGAGCGGTACTGAGACGAACTTTCTGTTCGCTGAGTGAGCACACCAGAGGCCTGCGCGGCGGCTGGACGCGAGGCGCTGCGATTTCGTGTAAGTACATGCAATATCAATCTGTTATGCGGAGAAGGAGCACTCGTAATTATAGCACGAGAAGAGATGGTTTAGGGCACATTCGCGCCCCGCGGACGGGCGGGACGTCCGTCCCCACACAATCAGCGAAATCACGGCCTGTGGGTGGCGGCGTGGAACTCGTCCACCGCGGTTTGCAGGTCGGGGAAGCCGTCGGTCCCGGTGGTGATGGTGCTGGACTGGTAGTCCATGAGCAGCTCCTTCAGCAAGAAGACGGCCTGGCGGATGCGGCGTCTTTCGACCAGCGGCATGAGGGTGAAAGGATCCCGCCGCTGCTTGCGCATCTCGACCCAGGTCTGGACAGCCCAGGCGGTCTCGCGGGCGTGGTCCACGGCGTGGCGGAATTCGGTGAGGATGCGCGGGTCCACATCGGCCATATCGCTTTGCAGGAGGGTCTCGATGGCGCGCAGTTCCTCGGCGCTTTTGTAAACGCGGCTGGTGATGTCAGTGCGGGGCTCGGAAGGCTGCGGCGGGGGCGCGGGCTCGGCGGCATGGATACCGGCGAGGACGTCGAGGAGCTGGTTGATCTGCCTGCGGGCCTCCGGGGTGACGTGAGTGAAGTAGATACCGCCGCCGATGCCGGGATGGGAGGTGCGGACCTGGCCCTTGCAGGGGATGGTGGCGTCGGCGACCTTGAGGGTGAGATCGAGTTCGAGGCCCATGGTGAGCGGCGTGGTGGTCTCGATGTAGCAGCCGCCGGCGCTGATGTCGCCGAGCGTGGCCCAGGTGGGAGGACTGTTGGGGCGCTGGATCTGAACACCGCCCTGGCAGGGAAAGCGGTGAAAGCGGCGGCGTTCGTGCTGGCGGGCCACCGGGGCTTTGGCGACCGCGACCGCCGCCGGCTCCGCGGAAGCGGCCCGGCCTGGATGGGTGGTGGCGCCGGCCGGCAAGGGCCCCCAGATCGACTTGCCGGGCTCGGCGCTGGCGACGCCGAACTCCGACTTGTCGGCGGCGATCCAGGCGATGCGGAAGCGCCCCTTCTC
Above is a window of Terriglobales bacterium DNA encoding:
- a CDS encoding PilZ domain-containing protein, whose translation is MARRREDRVKAELPVRVWGMTADGRPFNEHLKTRDVSRFGARIAWRNCSLKLGDIVGVQYQSEKGRFRIAWIAADKSEFGVASAEPGKSIWGPLPAGATTHPGRAASAEPAAVAVAKAPVARQHERRRFHRFPCQGGVQIQRPNSPPTWATLGDISAGGCYIETTTPLTMGLELDLTLKVADATIPCKGQVRTSHPGIGGGIYFTHVTPEARRQINQLLDVLAGIHAAEPAPPPQPSEPRTDITSRVYKSAEELRAIETLLQSDMADVDPRILTEFRHAVDHARETAWAVQTWVEMRKQRRDPFTLMPLVERRRIRQAVFLLKELLMDYQSSTITTGTDGFPDLQTAVDEFHAATHRP